In a genomic window of Holophagaceae bacterium:
- a CDS encoding LysR family transcriptional regulator, which produces MALRKLQRHLTWLESFVITVETGTLEGAAQHLGVARSVVSEHLRALEDSVAAGEPLLDRGPGKRLRLTPRGERLYAAAQGPLHQLDLKRLQDFASLEPNLRLGLNPTLSTALLDGITVEMAKRDIKLETSYGGAFDLVRQVQSRQLDLALGFTPLPPHRGVESQVLARLPFVVLAAPGSPTAKKHDTRQYLKVADLADQPFVDWLRDDPYGGANSQRFAEAGIAVREVARVESFLQLYPALRAYKAGAITPDLRPLAPFPADLRVWRLLEPTPQFVEVVALEPAGGARAEALACLGFLKARLARFHS; this is translated from the coding sequence ATGGCCCTCCGCAAACTGCAGCGCCACCTGACTTGGCTGGAATCCTTCGTCATCACCGTGGAGACGGGGACGCTGGAAGGCGCGGCCCAGCATCTCGGCGTGGCACGAAGTGTGGTGAGCGAGCACCTGCGGGCCCTTGAAGATTCCGTGGCCGCGGGCGAGCCACTGCTTGACAGGGGGCCTGGAAAACGGCTCAGGCTCACGCCCCGGGGCGAGCGCCTCTATGCTGCGGCCCAGGGCCCCCTCCATCAATTGGACCTCAAGCGGCTTCAGGATTTCGCGAGTCTGGAACCCAACCTGAGGCTGGGCTTGAATCCCACGCTCTCGACGGCCCTGCTGGACGGCATCACGGTGGAGATGGCCAAGCGCGACATCAAACTGGAGACAAGCTACGGCGGCGCTTTCGATCTGGTGCGGCAGGTGCAGTCCCGGCAATTGGATCTGGCGCTTGGATTCACGCCCCTGCCCCCGCACCGAGGCGTGGAAAGCCAGGTGCTGGCCAGACTGCCTTTTGTCGTCCTGGCAGCGCCGGGTTCGCCCACCGCAAAAAAACACGACACCCGCCAGTACCTGAAAGTGGCGGATCTGGCGGACCAGCCTTTCGTGGATTGGCTGCGGGACGATCCCTACGGCGGCGCCAACAGCCAGCGCTTCGCCGAAGCCGGCATCGCCGTTCGCGAAGTGGCCCGGGTGGAGAGTTTCCTCCAGCTCTACCCCGCCCTGCGAGCCTACAAGGCGGGCGCCATCACGCCGGACCTGAGGCCCCTGGCCCCCTTCCCGGCGGATCTGCGCGTCTGGAGGCTCCTGGAACCCACGCCGCAATTCGTGGAGGTCGTGGCCCTGGAGCCCGCCGGCGGCGCGCGC